The following proteins come from a genomic window of Flavobacterium crocinum:
- the infB gene encoding translation initiation factor IF-2 has protein sequence MSEERVIRINKVLRELNISLERAVDYLKDKGIAIDANPNAKISDSEFNILQSQFAGDKGNKEASKEVGEEKRKEKEALRVEREKEIEDKRRQEEERQKQQEIIKARAVVSGPVQVGKIDLNPKKPAVAPSEETAKVEEPKAVVAPVQTEKPVQNETAKAEPVVAQPVSETKKDEPIITEKKEVKAESSRVAQEPIVSTDPTTSEETITTQYQKLSGTTLTGQTIDLSQFNKPKKKKEDPKAAQNKPGTPGVGNNNNANKNKRKRIAPKPGTPGAPKPVTGNNPQGGNQNPNKPNQNNNGGGFNANRSQRPGFVKGNRPAIVAKVEPTEEEVKNQIRETLEKLQGKGGKSKAAKYRRDKRETHRQKSDDEQRALDEGSKTIKVTEFVTVGEIAIMMDVPITKVIGTCMSLGIMVTMNQRLDAETLTIVADEFGYDVEFITVDIEEAIEVVEDKEEDLVTRAPIVTVMGHVDHGKTSLLDYIRKENVIAGESGGITQHIGAYGVTLDNGQKIAFLDTPGHEAFTAMRARGAQVTDIAIIVVAADDDIMPQTKEAISHAQAAGVPIIFAINKIDKPNANVDKIKERLAGMNLLVEDWGGKIQSHDISAKVGTGVKELLEKVLLEAEILDLKANPNKAAQGTVVEAYLDKGKGYVSTILVQQGTLKIGDYMLAGKHHGKVKAMHDERGHTVLEAGPSTPVSVLGLDGAATAGDKFNVFEDEKEAKQIASKRSQLMREQSVRTQRHITLDEIGRRIALGQFKELNVILKGDVDGSVEALSDSFSKLSTEEVQINIIHKGVGAITETDVNLASASDAIIIGFNVRPAGNARQLADKEEIDIRYYSIIYAAIDDLKDAMEGMLAPEMKEEVLGNAEIREIFKISKVGSIAGCMVTDGKILRTSKIRVIRDGVVVHTGELVALKRFKDDVKEVTKGYDCGIQIKGFNDIEINDVIEAYHEVAIKKKLK, from the coding sequence GTCTGAAGAGAGAGTAATAAGAATAAACAAGGTTTTAAGGGAATTAAATATTTCGTTAGAGAGAGCTGTAGATTATCTAAAAGATAAGGGAATTGCTATTGACGCAAATCCAAATGCAAAAATTTCTGATAGCGAGTTTAATATCCTTCAAAGCCAATTTGCGGGCGATAAGGGGAATAAGGAGGCTTCTAAAGAAGTTGGAGAAGAGAAAAGAAAAGAAAAAGAAGCATTACGCGTAGAGCGTGAGAAAGAAATTGAAGACAAACGCAGACAAGAAGAGGAGCGTCAAAAACAGCAGGAAATAATCAAAGCAAGAGCGGTTGTTTCCGGACCTGTACAAGTTGGTAAAATTGACCTAAATCCTAAAAAACCTGCAGTTGCTCCTTCTGAGGAAACAGCTAAAGTTGAAGAACCAAAAGCTGTTGTTGCACCAGTGCAAACAGAAAAACCTGTTCAGAATGAAACTGCAAAAGCGGAGCCAGTTGTGGCGCAGCCGGTTTCAGAAACTAAAAAGGACGAACCTATTATTACTGAGAAAAAAGAAGTTAAAGCAGAATCTTCAAGAGTTGCTCAGGAGCCAATTGTGTCTACTGACCCAACAACTTCAGAAGAGACAATTACGACTCAATATCAAAAACTTTCAGGAACAACTCTTACTGGTCAGACAATTGATTTATCTCAATTTAATAAACCAAAGAAAAAGAAAGAGGATCCAAAAGCGGCTCAGAATAAACCTGGAACTCCAGGAGTTGGGAATAATAATAACGCAAATAAAAATAAGCGTAAAAGAATTGCTCCTAAACCAGGTACGCCAGGTGCTCCAAAGCCTGTAACAGGAAATAATCCTCAAGGTGGAAATCAAAATCCTAATAAGCCAAATCAAAATAATAATGGTGGTGGTTTTAATGCTAACAGAAGTCAGAGACCAGGTTTTGTAAAAGGAAATCGTCCGGCAATTGTGGCGAAAGTTGAGCCGACAGAAGAAGAAGTAAAAAACCAAATTAGAGAAACTCTTGAAAAACTTCAAGGTAAAGGAGGGAAATCTAAAGCGGCTAAATATAGAAGAGATAAAAGAGAGACACACCGTCAAAAATCTGATGATGAACAAAGAGCTCTTGACGAAGGAAGTAAAACTATCAAAGTTACAGAATTCGTTACAGTAGGTGAAATTGCGATCATGATGGATGTGCCGATTACTAAGGTAATTGGGACTTGTATGTCTCTTGGTATCATGGTTACCATGAATCAGCGTTTAGATGCTGAAACTTTAACTATCGTTGCTGATGAGTTTGGTTATGATGTTGAATTCATTACGGTTGATATCGAAGAAGCAATTGAAGTTGTAGAAGATAAAGAAGAAGATTTAGTAACCAGAGCGCCAATTGTGACAGTAATGGGTCACGTTGACCACGGTAAAACATCTTTACTGGATTATATCCGTAAAGAAAATGTTATTGCTGGTGAGTCTGGAGGTATTACTCAGCACATTGGAGCATATGGAGTTACTTTAGATAACGGACAGAAAATTGCGTTTTTAGATACTCCGGGTCATGAGGCGTTTACTGCGATGCGTGCACGTGGAGCTCAGGTTACCGATATCGCTATTATTGTGGTAGCGGCGGATGATGATATCATGCCACAGACAAAAGAAGCAATTTCTCACGCACAGGCTGCGGGAGTGCCAATTATATTTGCGATCAATAAAATTGATAAACCAAATGCTAATGTTGATAAAATTAAAGAGCGTTTGGCCGGTATGAATTTACTTGTTGAAGACTGGGGTGGAAAGATTCAGTCACATGATATTTCTGCAAAAGTTGGAACAGGGGTTAAAGAATTATTAGAGAAAGTTTTATTAGAAGCGGAGATTTTAGATTTAAAAGCAAATCCAAATAAAGCTGCACAAGGAACTGTTGTTGAAGCTTATTTAGATAAAGGAAAAGGATATGTATCTACAATTTTGGTACAGCAAGGTACTTTAAAAATTGGAGACTACATGTTGGCAGGTAAGCATCATGGAAAAGTTAAAGCGATGCATGATGAAAGAGGTCATACTGTTTTAGAAGCAGGTCCTTCAACTCCTGTATCAGTTTTAGGTTTAGATGGTGCAGCTACAGCGGGTGATAAGTTCAATGTGTTTGAAGATGAAAAAGAAGCAAAACAAATTGCATCTAAGCGTTCTCAATTAATGCGTGAACAATCAGTTCGTACACAAAGACATATTACACTTGATGAGATTGGACGTCGTATTGCTCTTGGTCAGTTTAAAGAATTGAATGTGATTCTTAAAGGAGACGTGGATGGATCTGTGGAAGCACTTTCTGATTCGTTCTCTAAACTTTCAACAGAAGAAGTTCAGATCAATATTATTCATAAAGGAGTTGGAGCTATTACAGAAACTGATGTTAACTTGGCTTCTGCATCTGATGCGATTATTATTGGATTTAATGTTCGTCCTGCAGGAAATGCAAGACAGCTTGCTGATAAGGAAGAAATTGATATCCGTTACTATTCTATTATCTATGCTGCTATCGATGACTTGAAAGATGCGATGGAAGGAATGTTAGCACCAGAGATGAAAGAAGAAGTTCTAGGAAATGCTGAAATCCGTGAGATTTTCAAAATTTCTAAAGTGGGTTCAATTGCTGGTTGTATGGTGACGGATGGTAAGATCTTGAGGACTTCTAAGATTAGAGTTATCAGAGATGGAGTTGTTGTTCATACAGGTGAGTTAGTTGCCTTAAAACGTTTTAAAGATGATGTTAAAGAGGTAACTAAGGGTTATGATTGTGGTATCCAGATTAAAGGATTTAATGATATTGAAATTAACGATGTTATTGAAGCTTACCATGAAGTAGCAATCAAAAAGAAATTGAAATAA
- a CDS encoding DUF4920 domain-containing protein, which translates to MKFKMYTAVLFLSFSSFCFAQEDVEKPAPPPGNALIGDYYGADVSAVSVKNAISVTKLEDKLKADSKIENVTVKGEVIGVCPKSGCWISLKTEDGASFFVKMKDYAFFVPTAATGKNVVLEGVAEKKITSVEELKHYAKDAKKSKVEIDAIKMPKEEIRFMASGIKVVN; encoded by the coding sequence ATGAAATTTAAGATGTATACTGCTGTTTTGTTTTTGAGTTTTTCTTCTTTTTGTTTTGCTCAGGAAGATGTAGAGAAACCGGCACCGCCACCAGGAAATGCATTAATTGGAGATTATTATGGCGCAGATGTTTCGGCTGTGTCTGTGAAGAATGCGATTTCTGTGACTAAATTAGAAGATAAATTAAAGGCGGATAGTAAAATTGAAAATGTTACTGTAAAAGGGGAGGTTATCGGGGTTTGTCCAAAAAGTGGATGTTGGATTAGTCTTAAAACAGAAGATGGAGCTTCTTTCTTTGTAAAAATGAAAGATTATGCTTTTTTCGTGCCAACTGCTGCAACAGGAAAAAATGTTGTTTTAGAGGGAGTGGCTGAAAAGAAGATTACTTCTGTTGAGGAGTTAAAACATTATGCAAAAGATGCTAAAAAATCCAAGGTCGAAATAGATGCAATCAAGATGCCTAAAGAAGAAATAAGATTTATGGCTAGTGGAATAAAGGTTGTGAATTAG
- a CDS encoding SPOR domain-containing protein, with protein sequence MRILSPSKNLLLTITTIAFAHNINAQDQNLTLNQDPKFEQLLNEKRKINTSINTNDTYRIQIFSGKSDEAKKTLSDFKRENPSIDGTIIFSTPNYKVIVGNFKTRIEAERNLAEIKNRYKSVFLLKPGK encoded by the coding sequence ATGAGAATTTTAAGTCCCTCTAAAAACCTTTTATTAACAATTACAACGATTGCTTTTGCGCACAATATTAATGCACAAGACCAAAATTTAACATTGAATCAGGATCCTAAATTTGAGCAATTGTTAAACGAGAAGCGTAAAATTAACACGTCAATAAATACAAACGATACTTACAGAATCCAAATCTTTAGCGGCAAAAGCGATGAAGCAAAAAAAACACTTTCGGATTTTAAAAGAGAAAATCCAAGTATTGACGGAACCATCATTTTTAGCACACCGAACTATAAAGTAATAGTTGGTAATTTTAAAACCAGAATCGAGGCAGAAAGAAATCTGGCCGAAATTAAAAACAGATACAAAAGCGTTTTCCTGCTTAAGCCCGGAAAATAA
- a CDS encoding c-type cytochrome, giving the protein MKKVGNHNSISRKLLFGLSLTLIFSLTSFAQDPAAAPAAPEAAAAAPAAGGGDPVKGKELFNANCAACHKLDAKSTGPALRGVAAKHDMAWIYKWVHNSSDMIKSGDPVAVKLFEENNKAVMTSFPQLSEGDIDNIIAYTSEPKAEPVAAAGGAATPPGTNVDGGGISNNIILGALALVMAILVVMLFMVNKVLTKVANKNGIEIAPKEARLPIWKAFVKNQFLVLVSAIFLLLASGYFVYGYLMQVGVDQNYEPIQPIHYSHKIHAGDNEINCKYCHSAARVSKTAGIPSLNVCMNCHKNISEVAETTATPEYSKAFYDAQIQKLYDAVGWDKTKQAYTGKTMPVKWVRIHNLPDFVYFNHSQHVSVAGIECQTCHGPVQEFEIMKQYSKLTMGWCVDCHRKTDVKMEGNAYYDKIHAELSKKYGVEKLTAAQMGGLECGKCHY; this is encoded by the coding sequence ATGAAAAAGGTGGGTAACCATAATTCGATCTCAAGAAAATTGCTGTTTGGCTTATCGCTGACGTTAATTTTCTCCCTAACTTCATTCGCTCAAGATCCAGCTGCTGCTCCGGCGGCGCCTGAAGCTGCTGCGGCTGCTCCAGCTGCGGGAGGCGGTGATCCAGTAAAAGGGAAGGAACTTTTTAATGCAAATTGCGCTGCATGTCACAAATTAGATGCTAAATCAACTGGTCCCGCTTTAAGGGGGGTAGCTGCTAAGCATGATATGGCTTGGATTTACAAGTGGGTGCATAACAGTTCTGACATGATTAAGTCAGGTGATCCTGTTGCTGTTAAACTTTTTGAGGAAAATAACAAAGCTGTTATGACTTCTTTTCCTCAATTGTCTGAAGGAGATATTGATAACATTATAGCTTATACTTCTGAGCCTAAGGCTGAGCCTGTAGCGGCTGCTGGTGGGGCTGCAACGCCTCCAGGTACTAATGTTGATGGTGGCGGAATTTCAAATAATATTATTTTAGGCGCTCTTGCTCTTGTAATGGCTATTTTAGTTGTGATGTTGTTCATGGTGAACAAAGTATTGACTAAAGTTGCAAATAAAAACGGTATTGAGATTGCTCCAAAAGAAGCTAGGCTTCCAATTTGGAAAGCATTTGTTAAAAATCAATTTTTGGTTTTAGTGTCTGCAATCTTTTTGCTTTTGGCTAGTGGTTATTTTGTGTACGGCTACTTAATGCAGGTAGGTGTTGATCAGAATTATGAGCCGATTCAGCCAATTCACTATTCTCACAAAATTCACGCTGGTGATAACGAAATCAATTGTAAATATTGCCACTCTGCTGCTCGCGTAAGTAAAACAGCTGGTATTCCTTCATTAAATGTTTGTATGAACTGTCATAAAAATATTTCTGAGGTTGCTGAAACTACTGCTACTCCTGAGTACAGCAAAGCTTTTTACGATGCTCAGATCCAAAAATTATATGATGCTGTTGGATGGGATAAAACTAAACAGGCTTATACTGGAAAAACAATGCCTGTAAAATGGGTTCGTATTCATAATCTTCCTGACTTTGTTTACTTCAATCACTCACAACACGTTTCTGTTGCCGGAATTGAGTGTCAAACTTGTCACGGTCCGGTACAGGAATTCGAAATCATGAAGCAATACTCTAAATTAACAATGGGATGGTGTGTTGATTGCCATAGAAAAACTGATGTTAAAATGGAAGGTAACGCTTACTATGATAAGATTCATGCTGAACTTTCTAAAAAATACGGTGTAGAGAAATTAACTGCAGCGCAAATGGGAGGTTTAGAATGCGGTAAATGCCACTATTAA
- a CDS encoding TAT-variant-translocated molybdopterin oxidoreductase — translation MSSNKKYWKSVEELENSSIVEALRNNEFVEEIPTDEFLGNAEALSTSGTSRRDFLKYVGFSTAAVTLAACEGPVRKSIPYVLQPEQIIPGVADYYATTVFDGFDFANLLVKTREGRPIKIENNTIAGAKFAANARIHASILGLYDSGRLKEPKVDGKNSSWSAVDLRIKSSLADAKAKGGQVVLLTNTLASPSTEKLIAEFIAKNPNAKHVVYDAVSSSEALDAFEAVYGQRALVDYDFSKASLIVSVGADFLGDWQGGGYDSGYAKGRIPQNGQMSRHFQFESNMTLSGAAADKRVPMTTAAQKQALVQIYNIIAGASVPVALEGNAKAEVVKAAQQLKAAGSKGVLVSGIEDKNAQLLVLAINQILASEAFSTAGARQIRKGSNAVVSQLIKDLNAGSVHTLIMSGVNPVYTLADSEAFVSGLKKVKTSVAFALKEDETASVVTIAAPAPHYLEAWGDVEITSGTYSLTQPTIRPIFNTKQFQDVLLSLNGTAGTFYDYLKVNSAAYTAGSSWNKVLHDGVAVVGFAALSGGAIDAASAANAVAKSKSAGEYELVLYTKTGLGDGQHANNPWLQEFPDPITRVSWDNYVTVSNADAKKIGLSNEIVANGGLNGSYATITTADGVKLENVPVIVQPGQAVGTIGLAVGYGRKASLKEEMQVGLNAYALYKGFNGVQSVSIVKAAGEHEFACVQGQKTLMGRGDIIKETTLKIFNTEDAEHWNEKPMVSLDHQEVEATTVDLWESFDRTTGHHFNLSIDLNACTGCGACVIACHAENNVPVVGKAEVRRSRDMHWLRIDRYYSSESTFEGDNERKEGIAGLSSSLSTFNEMEKPGDNPQVAFQPVMCQHCNHAPCETVCPVAATSHGRQGQNHMAYNRCVGTRYCANNCPYKVRRFNWFLYNKNSEFDYHMNDDLGRMVLNPDVNVRSRGVMEKCSFCIQSTQAVILQAKREGRVVAKDEFNNACACSAACSSGAMVFGDVNDKESEVAKLAESERAYHLLEHVGTKPNVFYHVKVRNT, via the coding sequence ATGTCATCAAACAAAAAATACTGGAAAAGTGTTGAGGAGCTAGAAAACAGCTCTATTGTTGAGGCGCTTAGAAATAACGAATTTGTTGAAGAAATTCCTACTGATGAGTTTTTAGGTAACGCTGAGGCTTTATCTACATCTGGGACTTCACGTCGTGACTTTTTAAAGTACGTAGGGTTTAGTACTGCAGCTGTTACTTTAGCTGCTTGCGAAGGTCCGGTTCGCAAGTCTATCCCTTATGTATTACAACCAGAGCAAATCATTCCTGGTGTTGCAGATTATTATGCAACTACCGTTTTTGATGGTTTTGATTTTGCTAACCTTTTGGTTAAAACTCGTGAGGGTCGTCCAATTAAAATTGAAAACAATACAATTGCAGGAGCTAAATTTGCTGCGAACGCTAGAATTCATGCATCTATCCTAGGATTGTATGATAGTGGTCGTTTGAAAGAGCCAAAAGTAGATGGTAAAAATTCTTCTTGGTCTGCTGTTGATTTAAGAATCAAATCAAGTTTAGCTGATGCAAAAGCTAAAGGTGGTCAGGTTGTATTGTTAACTAATACGTTAGCAAGTCCATCCACAGAGAAATTAATTGCTGAGTTTATTGCTAAAAATCCAAACGCTAAACATGTTGTTTATGATGCAGTTTCTTCATCTGAAGCTTTAGATGCTTTTGAAGCTGTATACGGGCAAAGAGCTTTAGTTGATTACGATTTTTCAAAAGCTTCTTTAATTGTATCTGTTGGTGCTGATTTCTTAGGAGACTGGCAAGGTGGAGGATATGATTCTGGATATGCAAAAGGACGTATTCCTCAAAATGGACAAATGTCTCGTCACTTCCAGTTTGAATCAAATATGACATTATCTGGAGCTGCTGCTGATAAGCGTGTTCCAATGACTACAGCTGCTCAAAAACAAGCTTTAGTTCAAATTTATAATATTATTGCAGGTGCTTCTGTTCCTGTGGCTTTAGAAGGAAATGCTAAAGCTGAAGTAGTTAAAGCTGCACAACAGCTTAAAGCTGCCGGGTCAAAAGGAGTTTTAGTATCTGGAATTGAAGATAAAAATGCTCAATTATTAGTTTTAGCTATCAATCAAATATTGGCTAGTGAAGCTTTTAGTACTGCCGGAGCAAGACAAATTAGAAAAGGTTCTAATGCTGTTGTTTCACAGTTAATTAAAGATTTGAATGCAGGAAGTGTTCATACTTTAATTATGAGTGGTGTAAATCCGGTTTATACATTAGCTGATTCAGAAGCTTTTGTTTCAGGATTGAAAAAAGTTAAAACTTCTGTTGCTTTTGCATTAAAAGAAGATGAGACTGCATCAGTTGTAACAATTGCAGCTCCTGCTCCTCACTATTTAGAAGCATGGGGTGACGTTGAAATTACAAGCGGTACTTATAGTTTAACACAGCCAACTATACGTCCTATCTTTAATACAAAACAATTTCAGGATGTTTTATTGTCGTTGAATGGTACTGCGGGTACTTTCTATGATTATTTAAAAGTTAATTCTGCCGCTTACACTGCTGGATCTTCTTGGAATAAAGTATTACATGACGGTGTTGCTGTTGTTGGATTTGCTGCATTGTCCGGAGGAGCTATTGATGCTGCTTCTGCTGCAAATGCGGTTGCAAAATCTAAATCTGCTGGAGAGTATGAATTAGTATTATACACTAAAACAGGTTTAGGAGACGGACAACATGCGAACAATCCTTGGTTACAAGAATTTCCTGATCCAATTACAAGAGTTTCTTGGGATAACTATGTTACTGTTTCAAATGCTGATGCTAAGAAAATCGGTTTATCTAATGAAATCGTTGCTAATGGTGGTTTAAATGGTAGTTATGCTACTATTACTACTGCTGATGGTGTTAAATTAGAAAATGTTCCGGTTATTGTTCAGCCAGGTCAGGCAGTAGGCACTATTGGTTTAGCTGTTGGTTATGGACGTAAAGCTTCTCTAAAAGAAGAAATGCAAGTAGGTTTAAATGCTTACGCTTTATATAAAGGATTTAATGGAGTTCAGTCTGTATCTATCGTTAAAGCTGCTGGAGAACATGAGTTTGCTTGTGTTCAGGGGCAAAAAACGTTGATGGGTAGAGGAGATATCATTAAGGAAACTACTTTAAAAATATTTAATACTGAAGATGCAGAGCATTGGAATGAAAAACCAATGGTATCTTTAGATCACCAGGAAGTGGAAGCGACTACAGTTGACCTTTGGGAATCATTTGATCGTACAACTGGTCACCACTTTAATCTTTCAATTGACTTAAATGCTTGTACCGGTTGTGGTGCTTGTGTTATTGCTTGTCATGCTGAAAACAACGTTCCTGTTGTTGGTAAAGCTGAAGTAAGAAGAAGCCGTGATATGCACTGGTTACGTATCGATAGATATTATTCTTCTGAAAGCACTTTTGAAGGTGATAATGAAAGAAAAGAAGGAATTGCTGGTTTATCTAGTTCATTGTCTACATTCAATGAAATGGAAAAACCTGGAGATAATCCACAAGTTGCATTCCAGCCAGTAATGTGTCAGCACTGTAATCACGCACCTTGTGAAACAGTTTGTCCGGTAGCTGCTACATCTCACGGTCGTCAGGGGCAAAACCACATGGCTTACAACAGATGTGTTGGTACTCGTTACTGTGCAAACAACTGTCCTTATAAAGTACGTCGTTTCAACTGGTTCTTGTACAACAAAAACAGCGAATTCGATTATCATATGAATGACGATTTAGGTCGTATGGTATTAAACCCAGACGTAAACGTTCGTTCTCGTGGAGTTATGGAAAAATGTTCTTTCTGTATCCAAAGTACTCAAGCTGTAATTCTTCAGGCTAAGCGTGAAGGTAGAGTAGTAGCAAAAGATGAGTTCAACAATGCTTGTGCTTGTTCTGCAGCTTGTTCTTCCGGAGCTATGGTCTTTGGAGATGTAAATGATAAAGAGAGTGAAGTTGCGAAACTTGCTGAAAGCGAAAGAGCATACCACTTATTAGAGCATGTTGGTACAAAACCAAATGTTTTCTATCATGTAAAAGTTAGAAATACTTAG
- the nrfD gene encoding NrfD/PsrC family molybdoenzyme membrane anchor subunit, with protein MSSHYEAPIRKPLVIGDKSYHDVTVDVAAPVEGPANKQWWIVFTIALVAFLWGLGCIIYTVSTGIGTWGLNKTVGWAWDITNFVWWVGIGHAGTLISAVLLLFRQRWRMAINRSAEAMTIFSVVQAGLFPIIHMGRPWLAYWVLPIPNQFGSLWVNFNSPLLWDVFAISTYLSVSLVFWWTGLLPDFAMLRDRAITPFNKRVYSILSFGWSGRAKDWQRFEEVSLVLAGLATPLVLSVHTIVSMDFATSVIPGWHTTIFPPYFVAGAVFSGFAMVNTLLIVMRKVSNLEAYITLQHIELMNIIIMITGSIVGVAYITELFVAWYSGVEYEQYAFLNRATGPYWWAYWSMMTCNVFSPQFMWFKKLRTSIMFSFIISIVVNIGMWFERFVIIVTSLHRDYLPSSWTMFSPTFVDIGIFIGTIGFFFVLFLLYSRTFPVIAQAEVKTILKGTGDNYIRERANSKDSHHE; from the coding sequence ATGTCGTCTCATTACGAAGCACCCATTAGAAAACCTTTAGTTATAGGTGATAAATCATATCACGATGTAACTGTAGATGTGGCAGCGCCTGTTGAAGGACCTGCAAATAAACAATGGTGGATTGTATTTACAATCGCATTAGTAGCCTTCCTTTGGGGGTTAGGTTGTATAATTTACACCGTATCTACCGGTATCGGAACATGGGGATTAAATAAAACAGTTGGTTGGGCTTGGGATATCACTAACTTCGTTTGGTGGGTAGGTATTGGTCACGCCGGAACATTAATTTCTGCGGTATTATTACTTTTCCGTCAACGTTGGAGAATGGCTATTAACCGTTCTGCGGAAGCAATGACTATCTTCTCAGTAGTTCAAGCAGGTCTATTTCCAATCATTCACATGGGACGTCCATGGTTAGCATACTGGGTATTACCTATTCCAAACCAGTTTGGATCGCTTTGGGTAAACTTTAACTCGCCATTACTTTGGGACGTATTCGCAATTTCAACTTATCTTTCAGTATCGTTGGTTTTCTGGTGGACTGGTTTATTACCTGACTTCGCAATGCTTCGTGATAGAGCTATAACTCCATTCAACAAAAGAGTTTATTCTATCTTAAGTTTTGGTTGGAGCGGTAGAGCAAAAGACTGGCAGCGTTTTGAAGAAGTATCTTTAGTATTAGCTGGTTTGGCTACGCCTCTTGTACTTTCTGTACACACAATTGTATCTATGGACTTTGCTACTTCTGTAATTCCTGGATGGCATACAACAATTTTCCCTCCATACTTCGTTGCTGGAGCGGTATTCTCTGGATTCGCGATGGTAAATACATTGTTGATCGTTATGAGAAAAGTTTCTAATCTTGAAGCATACATTACATTGCAGCATATCGAGTTAATGAATATCATTATCATGATTACTGGATCTATTGTAGGTGTTGCTTACATCACTGAGTTATTCGTAGCTTGGTATTCAGGTGTAGAATATGAGCAATATGCATTCTTAAACAGAGCTACCGGACCTTACTGGTGGGCATATTGGTCAATGATGACATGTAACGTATTCTCTCCTCAGTTCATGTGGTTCAAAAAATTAAGAACTAGTATCATGTTCTCATTCATTATTTCGATTGTAGTAAACATCGGTATGTGGTTTGAAAGATTCGTAATTATTGTTACTTCTTTACATAGAGATTACCTTCCATCTTCTTGGACAATGTTCTCACCAACATTTGTTGATATCGGAATTTTCATTGGAACAATTGGTTTCTTCTTCGTATTGTTTTTACTATACTCTAGGACATTCCCTGTAATTGCTCAGGCAGAGGTTAAAACAATTTTGAAAGGAACAGGAGATAATTATATTAGAGAAAGAGCAAACAGTAAAGATTCACATCATGAGTAA
- a CDS encoding DUF3341 domain-containing protein → MSNKVIYAIYNDDDVLMSAVKKTRAAHHHIEEVFTPFPVHGLDKAMGLAPTRLAICAFLYGCVGISVATTMMSYIMIHDWPQDIGGKPSFSFIQNMPSFVPIMFEMTVFFAAHLMVITFYMRSRLWPFKEAENPDVRTTDDHFLMEVAVNDNEAELVSFFEGTGAVEVKVIEKN, encoded by the coding sequence ATGAGTAATAAAGTTATATACGCCATTTATAATGACGATGACGTTTTGATGAGTGCAGTAAAGAAAACCAGAGCTGCTCATCATCATATTGAAGAGGTTTTTACTCCGTTCCCGGTTCACGGATTGGATAAAGCCATGGGATTAGCACCAACAAGATTAGCAATATGTGCTTTTTTATATGGATGTGTTGGTATTTCTGTTGCTACAACAATGATGAGTTACATCATGATTCATGACTGGCCACAAGATATTGGAGGTAAACCAAGTTTCAGTTTCATTCAGAATATGCCATCTTTCGTGCCTATTATGTTTGAGATGACAGTATTTTTTGCTGCTCACTTAATGGTAATCACTTTTTATATGAGAAGTAGATTATGGCCTTTCAAAGAAGCTGAGAACCCAGATGTGAGAACAACTGATGATCACTTCTTAATGGAAGTTGCAGTAAATGATAACGAAGCAGAATTAGTTTCTTTCTTTGAAGGAACTGGTGCTGTAGAAGTTAAAGTAATTGAAAAGAATTAA
- a CDS encoding c-type cytochrome: MKKIYKITLLVGLTILVSSCHNNSAPNYQYFPNMYESVAYEPYTEAKIFKGGKEGQLPVAGTINRGFEPYEYENSTAGYELAKANLKSPLTEEERNSGKGKELFEIYCISCHGATGNGKGKLVEREKFLGVPSYKDRVITEGSIFHVETYGLNAMGSHANQLSAHERWLVADYVLKLKSQL; this comes from the coding sequence ATGAAAAAGATATATAAAATAACACTATTAGTTGGTTTAACTATTTTAGTTTCATCTTGCCACAATAATTCGGCACCAAACTATCAGTATTTCCCAAATATGTATGAGTCTGTAGCTTATGAGCCATATACAGAAGCTAAGATATTTAAGGGAGGAAAAGAAGGACAGCTTCCTGTTGCAGGAACTATAAATAGAGGTTTTGAACCTTATGAATACGAAAATTCTACTGCTGGTTACGAATTAGCAAAAGCTAATTTGAAATCACCTTTGACAGAAGAAGAAAGAAATTCTGGAAAAGGTAAAGAACTTTTCGAAATTTACTGTATCAGCTGCCATGGTGCAACTGGTAACGGTAAAGGTAAATTGGTTGAAAGAGAAAAATTTCTTGGAGTACCTAGCTATAAAGACAGAGTTATCACTGAAGGAAGTATCTTTCATGTTGAGACTTATGGTTTAAATGCAATGGGTTCACATGCAAATCAATTAAGTGCTCACGAACGTTGGTTAGTTGCTGACTATGTTCTGAAACTAAAAAGCCAATTATAA